In the Microplitis mediator isolate UGA2020A chromosome 5, iyMicMedi2.1, whole genome shotgun sequence genome, CCAATCGATTCTTTCACTACTTGTGATCTGTTGCTTTTCTTTTACTACACAAAGAAAACCATAAAGTGATCCCAAaacatgaataattttttttgtcatgttGTGCACATTGTAAgcataagataaataaaattcaaaaaaactgttttaattcaaatgaatGAATAGAATGAGTGGATGACACAGAATAAGTGTCGCTGTACGTGTCAGAAGACCACTGATTTAAACAAAAGTAGATCGTGGCTGTGAAATCAATGTCGAAAATgaaacatagaaaaaaattttcttctggcaactaaattttagttataacaaaatgatttgattgccTATATAGGCAATCATATATTTAGTTCttttgtcaaaatattttaaactccAATATATACTTCAAGTTGGGAATATAACAACTCTGAAgtaagtatcttaccagggacaccacaaatggtgggcgcgatctagtggcgagcaccgaactactatcgctgctgctgcctagcaccgtAACTTCTCCTCCACCATATTTACCTCCCACCCACAGTAacccaacaaaaaaaaacattcctTATTATAAATCGGTAAATACTTCAGGGTTGGGACACTACTGATAAATTTGAACTTGAGAATTCCcaatcactccatgtatttgtatatttatatttagtaaatatatacaaatatatatagaaatacatgagtgatcgagtactagtttgCTGATCAGGTACTTGGTCTctccttaattatttttaaaggtataaaatataataaaaaaaaatttgtaatattatttttataaaaagtgatttattttcaatgaaaattatttaaatgtataaaactaaatttatataaatgataaattttttataaatgatttaaacgataatgaattgattttgtttttatcaccATTCTCACAAAAGCTTTGATGACatttacttataaatttaaatttattgtttcaatttatatttgttaGATAACAATGattttgtttgtatatattttgctCATATTACTGTTAGTTAATACTAgacgtattatatataaaatactaaAGATATTGTCCATATAATAGTACAGTtgctttatttataaatttaataattaattaacgtactcttattaattatgaatatttataaatgtactACTCCATTATGTATATTAATTGTCGTTACAGTCTGTCGTAATTAAgctcatttaaatatttcgagTCATTTGATTCAACTTTACAACATCTAGGATATTGcagattattaaaaatataaattttataaatttcattaaaaaaaaatattttcttccattttatttaacactcggtataaaaaatcattttgttcTCAATAATAGCaagtacataaattttaattcatatagaaatagttttattataaaatataaacataaataaatttaaaaaaacgtaaaatatttatctgaagaaaaatttttaaaaaatttcatttaaagtCTAAATAtcgcaataaatttattacagtataaaaaaaattaattaatatctaatTTTGTTTGTCTAACAAACTTATAAATCACATTCAAACAGCACAAAAGTTGGCCtgtaatttatcatatttatcaattattcatttttaatatttattaatttattcatcttcattatcattttcttTTATGTACGCCCAGctattaaactattttttactcaacactTTATTATACCGATATATAAATCTCAATACTACTCTATATTGAAGCcctcaatttttatttattttttttttaaatcaaaagaacaaaaaaaaatcaatttttaaaatacacaaaaaaaaaacatttcccccaagaaattttttcatttttcattgaaaacaaaattttcttacgactaaaaaaaaatttcctggttcaaaaaattttttcccgccacaagaaaatttttattttcccttcataataaaaaaaaatttcttaggacgagtaaaaattttttccactacATACATATTACAttataacatatataaaaaaatatatatatgtccaAGTATGTCTCATAAATTgaggataaaaatataaacctcGAAATGTTATTGCAAAATAATCTTACAGTACTAGACACGGAAACCCTACTGTCTCTCCCTCAAATTCGCTCGGTAATTTTAAGTAGACATCATCCACGTTGccatatatttttctcacatatacatatatatatgtatacatacacacatgtgTCTAGTTCTCATACAAAAGTCTACGACACAtgtttttacataaaatttaaatcccttttatttcattttttttttctattactataaaaaaaaaaattacaccatTGCTTTAACGTTACATTGCAGTCTTTTTAAAAGGCGTACATAaagtaaatgaataataaattgattattaagTTTACTAGATAACTACTAAATAGACTACGCTAGTGGACTCGCGACGGCATCGCTGGAAATGCCGCGCGAGTTAAAAGGCCAACAACGCACGCGTTCAACGCGTATCACACATGATACGTAGCGcgtgaaatttattatagacacaatcataataataatattaatattaataataataataataataataataataaaagactaCAGCCAACGAGGCAATACACCTATTCTGTGCTCTCACTCACGCATTCAGCGACAACCAGTTGCTTATCAACGGCACGCACatactatttataataatatatttatataaatatatatatatatactccatatatttatattttttaatctaaatcATTTATCAATGTTTAGTATATATAATAAGgccattaaaataatatttcaacgGCTGAATTACAGAGTACGAATTACAGTGACGTAAAAAATGAGattatggatttaaatttccgtttttttaaattcccacCTCTGTAAAGGCACTCaccttaatttaaattagacTCACACATAACCATTAgattgcatttttaaattgttttcgtCGATAATTAGTTTGTTTTAAGTACATCTTCCACTGGGATAAATTAtgctttaagtattttttagacAGTACGAAATACTggtgatttataaaaaaatttataattttcgcaATTAAACTCtcatacaataataattaaaattattactgttaataataataaaaaaaaatcattctttGTCATACCGTTTGCACTCACGCTCATTAATTAGTACTTACAAACTACCTttcgtaaatatatataataataaaataataataataatttagcgCGTGTCCAATCCTCTTGAGTTTTTACGGGCCTCTAATAATTTTCAGTCTCACTCGCACCAGGACCCACGCTTGGACGATGCAAACGTAACCGTGTAAGGCCGTTGCAATAAACTCctgtattcatatatatatatatatatatgtattatatacatatataaatttttatactcgtatataaaaaaaaacaggaaTGCAAGCCCTTGTTCGTCTTCACTGGAAGCATTTtgatagaaaatatatatataatttttaatatcttcaatatatttaatatatgtatatatttattatcgtAGTCATCTATCagcgtaaaataatttttataaaaaagttgtcCCCCACCGCGAGCTACTGCGGACTATACGAAAATTAGtcgttttaaaaacaattataaattataaatttttttcctaatcaTCGGCTAGTATATTATCTATTAACTGGAAACCTGATTACCGGTTGCTGGACCCAAGATTAAGGTGACggattgattatttataaggaatttaattatcatcagTGATCGCCACGCAGAAGTTCCATAAGGAGATTGAAGGAGCTGCCCTCCCCCTCGGCGCGTTTTTGACTGAGCAATTCTTTACCCACTTGGCAGGTTCTCTGTAGATCGGGTATCCGGAGCAGCAGCTCGCCAAACTTGGCCGGCATCTCTGGATACCTTGCGATGGTGTACTGCTGCAGTGCCTGTAGCGCCTTTTCCTGAGAAGCCCGTACTTTTTCCGGCTCCTTCAGCTCACTTGTGTCCGATGTCAGCAAGACTATCACCTTCATAGCGACGTACTCGTACTGATCGACACGTAATCGCCGTAAATTGTTTGTGAATGCAAGCATTCTTTCTATACAAGTTGCTAAGCCGAGTTGTCGCGCTTGCTCGAGGGTAATTGACTTGCCTAGAGACACACGTATCTCTCCGGGGGTGCTCATGCTGCGAAAACAGCATGAGAATAATAGCAGTTCGCACCAGGAGTTGATAAGTAGGCATATTTGATCGTcgatagatatatttttaaataaaggaaGACTTTTGCACCATTTGACGATTTTGTATAGTCGATGGTCAGCAATATTGCACAAATTTGATAGTGGGTCTGGTTGCTGGCCGGTCGTATCACTGCTGGGATTGCTTGCGCCACTTGTGGAATTATCAGTACTTGATAATCCGGAGGTTGAGGAGGTTTGCTGCTCGTGATTCGTCGGATTCGTTGGAGCAACGGAACTGGGCCTTGACTCAGCGCGTCTTGATTcgttattattgttactgttgttgttgttgttgttgttattattgttgctgttgttgttattgttgctattattattactattactactactattattactaCCATTAGTATTACTATCGATATTGCCAGCACCGGGACCAGAACCAGAACCTAGACCACACGTATCAGGATGATTGGATCCATTTGATCCGCTCGCTTGGCTCATTCGATCATTATCGTTGTAGTGCCATAAGTGTTCGACGTCCATGATGTCCTGGAGCAACTGGGGAACTACCTGGATCTTGTGGGAGTGATTCCAGTGATGCCGTGTGGAATGATGATGTTCGCCGGGTGGTGCTGGACTGCCACAACTACCAGACATTTTTTCGCCGGGAATCCCCCCGGCGGAGCTGCCTATGAGATTTGCTGGCAGCGTGTACGTGCACTGGTAGGTACTCCTGCCGCCGCGGGTTCTGTCCTCGCGAATCGCCTCCAACTTCATTCCCATGTTGAGGCACTTGTCAAACCGACAGGCCGGGCACTTTTTCCTGGTTGCCACAGTCACGGGACATCCTGCGCCTCTCAGGCAAACGTAATTTTTCCTGTTCTGGACAGTGCGTTTGAAAAAGCCCTTGCATGACTCGCATGAGAAAATTCCATAGTGGAAGCCGCTTATCTTGTCACCGCATATTGGACAGGGACTGTTGATGAGCTGTTGCCTTGTTGAGATACCAGAGGGTGCGGATGGAATTTTGCAGTCCTCTTGATCAGCCTCGGAGTGGGTTTCTGACCCGAGCTCGGAAACATTTGAGTAGTGGTGGGCGTTGGTAGCTGAGGTTGCTGGCAGGTGTAAAGGACTACCCTGTGGTACTTGGTGATGATGCTGATGATGATGGGCGTGCCTTGGCTGCTGGACGGGCGAGTGAGTGGGCGGACTCAGAGAGCCGTAGCTGTAGCAACTGCTCGAGGCATCGGAATTATTCCGTGACAAGGAGTGAGACAGAGATAGGGAGAGCGAGGACGTGGAATTATTGAAGCTGTGTCGTGACAGCGAGAGTGATGAGGAAGGAACTGGACTACCGGCACCCAGAGCTGAGTGCCGGGCTGCGTGTGGACTCTGGGTCGGCGAACTGAAGACGCTGTAGGCCGAGTGTATTGCTGAGTCTGGGGACGGAACTTGTGACCTCGTGTGACTGTGTTTCGTCAAGTGATGACGGGGGTTTAGAACGGGGCTGTGATTAGGAGTGGAACTGTTGTAGCCACCCAGAAGTTTACCCACGAGCAGAGGTAAGTCGCTTTGCTGGTTTTGCTCGAGCTCACGTTGCTGATGGTGCTGCTGTTGGTGctgatggtgatgatgatgatgatggagCTGCTGAGCGTGTGACAGCGGCATTGACGCGTCCACGTGTGAACCGATACCTAGACCTGGACTCGATCTAAAGTCCGGCTCCGGTTTTATAGGAAACTTTTGTTCCTGAGGACCAGGACTCGCGCTGCAAACCTGGACGCCCTCCATCGAAGTTTCCTCGTGGTCTTGATTAGTGATTGTATTGGAAGACATTTCTTGGTCCGAGAGCTCGCCCTCCCACGACATCGGACGTTCTGGTTGCTGGTGATGTGAGTCATCGACGCTCGGGCACTCAGACTCCCcatcacgtttttttttcgtacgtAAATTAACTCCGCGGAAGTCAATCTTGCTCACTTCGCCATCGCTATCTCCAAGGTCATCGATCGAGCTCGATTCTGCGGGGTTCGTTATTGGACTTGGGCTGCTCCCACACGAAGAGACTACTGATACAGTCACGCCATTCTGACCACTCAGATACTTAACACTTTTGActacaacagaaaaaaaaaatatatatacataaatataaatattaattctatgattatttttatttaaatgatattgtGTTTTGATGTGAGAAAGCACTTTACTCAAGTGCCACTCGAaggaatgcggattaaatcagCGTTTGATACGCCAGTAAAACCTCCGgtgattaaatttatacatcGATAGCATACTGCCGATATAATACAGCGAACAAGCCAAAGCACTCTGGGAACACAATAACCATAATCACTACCCTTAACTTCAGAGGTTCAGTTCAAAGCCCACTCCCACCCGTGGCGCAACATTAAGCTTCAATTAATCCCGCCGCGTTCTCTCAGTGCGATATAATAATCTCGTCTTCGGTAcgtatcaataaaataaaatgagtataagcataataataattaccatcgTGCATCTCGTGGACCGGTGGCACATTGATAGTCGTCACAGAGACATTTTTTCCAGCCTCGATGGTGCGGGATGAGCCGCTTGTAGAAGTCGACTTCCACGACTGTGCCGGTGGCCACCAGCCCGGGCCCTCCGTGGGCCCGTTTTGCTCCGACATCCTCAGCTGGCGATTAACCTTCGCCAGGCGGTCCGCAAGTCACGTGATTTATTCCTCGCTGGGTTGATGCTCAGCATCCTGAGCACACCGGGTTACTTATATTACCTCTCGTCCACGCTGTAATATCACTTTGCTCTTCTgtaacataaatattaattattaaattaccatCGCCATTAGCATTTACATCTACAAATTACCACAACTATTATGCatccatatatttataataggatgattcaaaaaacaaacaaatttttttttttcttccaaacaggttcaaaagtttcgtttaaataaaaaaagacgcctgtgaaaattagagctcttaatattaatattaacatggtccgcattgcacttttctatttcccataagaataatatggagaaaattttttttacatcttctgatttttatacgtagctaacgatgcgtcataggaataattggcaggcatatttttgtagggaatcgaatgctctacaaaaaaagtttcttaccattttttgaggaatctatttgttgaaaagttatttgaggttgaagtcgaattcatattaaattttgagattttcttacttttccggcgaaactatcagacctattacaaaatatcattggaacttttttgtagacaattttattccctagaagttataccgaataaagttttttcgaattccgcattgttttctagttatttttattttaatgtcatgctcataaaaaaaatagtcttctgatcgatttgaagagcttgacattaaaataaaaataactagaaaacaatgcggaatttcaaaaaacttcattgagaataatttgtaggggataaaattgtctacaaaaaagttccaatgatattttgtaataggtctgatagtttcgccggaaaagtaagaaaatctcaaaatttaatatgaattcgacttcaacctcaaataacttttgaacaaatagattcttcaaaaaatgataagaatctttttttgtagagcatttaattccctacaataacatgcctgccaattattcctatgacgcatccttagctacttataaaaatcagaagatgtaaaaaaaattttttccatgttatttttatgaaaatagaaaagtgcgatgcagaccattttcatattaatattaagggctctaattttcacaggcgtctttttttatctaaacgaaacttttgaacctgtttgaaagaaaaaataaaaatttgtttgttttttgaatcaccctaatttatatatatagtatacatGTGTggatttatttacatataatattaaatggtatgaaatatatatatatatacatatatattacaatGAAACTAATCATAGTTAAGCTTCGCGGCGAACGTGCGTAACGGTCGTCCGTGCAAGGCCGGCCCACTTCCGGTCCCGCGGACGACCTTCGCGCGGAAACGGACACGCACATGGCAGACGATATAAATACAATGAAGACCGAGGAAGAGAGAAAGAGACAGATCATGTGTGTACACATCTCATATATTACAATATAATATGGACAGTCGTGTGGTGCAAGAGCTGAGGGCGCT is a window encoding:
- the LOC130667612 gene encoding nuclear hormone receptor FTZ-F1 beta — protein: MSEQNGPTEGPGWWPPAQSWKSTSTSGSSRTIEAGKNVSVTTINVPPVHEMHDVKSVKYLSGQNGVTVSVVSSCGSSPSPITNPAESSSIDDLGDSDGEVSKIDFRGVNLRTKKKRDGESECPSVDDSHHQQPERPMSWEGELSDQEMSSNTITNQDHEETSMEGVQVCSASPGPQEQKFPIKPEPDFRSSPGLGIGSHVDASMPLSHAQQLHHHHHHHQHQQQHHQQRELEQNQQSDLPLLVGKLLGGYNSSTPNHSPVLNPRHHLTKHSHTRSQVPSPDSAIHSAYSVFSSPTQSPHAARHSALGAGSPVPSSSLSLSRHSFNNSTSSLSLSLSHSLSRNNSDASSSCYSYGSLSPPTHSPVQQPRHAHHHQHHHQVPQGSPLHLPATSATNAHHYSNVSELGSETHSEADQEDCKIPSAPSGISTRQQLINSPCPICGDKISGFHYGIFSCESCKGFFKRTVQNRKNYVCLRGAGCPVTVATRKKCPACRFDKCLNMGMKLEAIREDRTRGGRSTYQCTYTLPANLIGSSAGGIPGEKMSGSCGSPAPPGEHHHSTRHHWNHSHKIQVVPQLLQDIMDVEHLWHYNDNDRMSQASGSNGSNHPDTCGLGSGSGPGAGNIDSNTNGSNNSSSNSNNNSNNNNNSNNNNNNNNNNSNNNNESRRAESRPSSVAPTNPTNHEQQTSSTSGLSSTDNSTSGASNPSSDTTGQQPDPLSNLCNIADHRLYKIVKWCKSLPLFKNISIDDQICLLINSWCELLLFSCCFRSMSTPGEIRVSLGKSITLEQARQLGLATCIERMLAFTNNLRRLRVDQYEYVAMKVIVLLTSDTSELKEPEKVRASQEKALQALQQYTIARYPEMPAKFGELLLRIPDLQRTCQVGKELLSQKRAEGEGSSFNLLMELLRGDH